From a region of the Tateyamaria omphalii genome:
- a CDS encoding precorrin-8X methylmutase: MPYEYETDGAAIYLQSFATIRAEADLDQFAPDEEQVAVRMIHAAGLVGLEQNCLFSPGFVQAARAALEAGAPILCDARMVSEGITRPRLPANNDVICTLHNDGVRELAADMQNTRSAAALELWRPHLQGAVVAIGNAPTALFHLLNMLEDPDCPRPAAIIGCPVGFVGAVESKDALWADQPVPCCIVQGRLGGSAITVAAVNAIASRKE, encoded by the coding sequence ATGCCCTACGAATACGAAACCGACGGCGCAGCCATCTACCTGCAAAGCTTCGCGACCATCCGTGCCGAAGCTGACCTCGACCAGTTCGCCCCGGACGAAGAACAGGTCGCCGTCCGCATGATCCACGCGGCCGGTCTCGTGGGCCTCGAACAAAACTGCCTCTTCTCGCCGGGCTTTGTCCAAGCCGCCCGAGCAGCCCTCGAAGCAGGCGCCCCCATCCTCTGCGATGCGCGCATGGTCAGCGAGGGGATCACACGCCCCCGCCTGCCCGCAAACAACGATGTCATCTGCACGCTTCACAACGACGGCGTCCGCGAACTGGCAGCGGACATGCAAAACACCCGCTCCGCTGCCGCCCTCGAACTCTGGCGCCCCCATCTGCAAGGCGCCGTCGTCGCCATCGGCAACGCCCCGACAGCGCTCTTCCACCTGCTGAACATGCTCGAAGACCCCGACTGCCCGCGCCCCGCCGCCATCATCGGCTGCCCCGTGGGCTTCGTGGGTGCTGTCGAATCCAAGGACGCGCTCTGGGCCGACCAACCCGTCCCCTGCTGCATCGTCCAGGGGCGGCTCGGCGGCAGCGCCATCACCGTCGCCGCAGTCAACGCCATCGCGAGCCGCAAAGAGTAA
- the cobN gene encoding cobaltochelatase subunit CobN: MHVVFRESHGLEETETPTDLGQTPADLVVLSFSDSDLGAFAAAYHRADGKLPTVRLANLVGLKHPLSVDTYIEQTLEGAKGILIRLIGGVPYWAYGLQQVETLCQQKGIALAVLPADGRADPRLDAISTLPVSTLRRLAHLCDTGGAVAAQAALAQMALASGLYAGPVKGAKSLPSVGAWTPEDGVACPLIVTADDKPLILVTFYRAYLAAADLSPIEATFDALRARGFRVLGLFAPSLKAPEPAAWMARQIAHLKPAAIVNATAFSGIGANGTSPLDAGNVPVFQIALATSTREAWAEAERGLSPTDLAMHVVLPEVDGRLFAGVASFKEPQPRDDALQFARYAHKADTQRIDAVADRVKAWTDLAATPPPDRALALILSTYPGKDWNMAHAVGLDALASAEAILSDLKGAGHTTEAAPIARALETETISWPLADYKAALARLPRSLKDDITAAWGTPEQDTDEGHFHFKAKRRGNILIALQPERGNPQQRDDDYHDLARTPRHAYVAFYLWLQSQTQALVHIGAHGTLEWLPGKSVALSHTCWPEALTGTLPVIYPFIVNDPGEAAQAKRRIGAVTLGHLPPPMKDSATPDRFVRLETLLDEFSNADGLDPKRRDRLQDDIREEAQAIGVENDLGLDRATCSAEAITRIDRFVCDIKESQFGDGLHIWGQDADTERTALIDALNGKRIAGGPSGSPHRGRRDVLPTGRNLYTTDPRSVPTRAAYAQGVKLAEELVRRHLQEEGDWPRGLIVDLWGSATMRTAGEEFAMGLHLLGVKPVWDKGSERVSGIEVLPITDLDRPRIDVTLRVSGLFRDVFPTLSALFGQAVRALAARDEAPDWNPYAGQTPASRVYGPAPGSFGLGMGADIETFTDEARTAAGQAWLAASAYALDGTKTVKDEAGIRARVAAADSFVHLQDLPETDVLLASDYAAHEAGFAAAQAVTGGKASLYHLDSTNPDRPRARTLPEEIARVVQARATQVRWLRGMMRHGFRGGAEIAATLDHMAAFAHLAGVVGPHLFDAYHDATLGDPEVAAFLQDANPGAYQAMQDQFAALDAAGLWHTRRNSIRASLEAAQ, from the coding sequence ATGCACGTCGTCTTCCGCGAAAGCCACGGGCTCGAAGAGACCGAGACACCCACCGATCTGGGGCAGACGCCCGCGGATCTGGTGGTGCTGTCCTTCTCCGACAGCGACCTCGGGGCTTTTGCTGCGGCGTATCACCGGGCGGACGGCAAGCTGCCGACCGTGCGGCTGGCAAACCTCGTCGGCCTCAAGCATCCGCTCTCTGTCGACACCTACATCGAACAGACGCTGGAAGGGGCCAAAGGCATCCTGATCCGCCTCATCGGCGGCGTCCCCTACTGGGCGTATGGGCTGCAACAAGTCGAAACACTCTGTCAGCAAAAGGGCATCGCGCTCGCCGTCCTGCCTGCCGATGGCCGCGCTGACCCAAGGCTCGATGCCATCTCGACCCTGCCGGTCTCCACGCTCCGCCGCCTCGCCCATCTTTGCGACACCGGCGGTGCAGTTGCGGCACAAGCCGCTCTGGCCCAAATGGCACTCGCCTCCGGCCTCTACGCCGGGCCGGTCAAGGGTGCCAAATCCCTGCCATCCGTCGGCGCATGGACGCCCGAAGACGGCGTTGCCTGCCCGCTGATCGTCACCGCAGATGACAAACCCCTCATCCTTGTCACATTCTACCGCGCCTATCTCGCTGCTGCCGACCTCTCGCCCATAGAAGCCACATTCGACGCCCTGCGCGCACGCGGCTTTCGCGTCCTCGGCCTTTTCGCCCCGTCGCTCAAGGCCCCCGAACCTGCCGCATGGATGGCCCGCCAAATCGCGCATCTGAAACCTGCGGCTATCGTCAACGCCACCGCCTTCTCCGGCATCGGCGCGAACGGAACCTCTCCGCTTGACGCCGGCAACGTCCCCGTCTTCCAGATCGCGCTGGCCACCTCCACCCGCGAGGCATGGGCGGAAGCCGAACGCGGCCTCTCCCCCACCGACCTCGCTATGCACGTGGTCCTACCGGAGGTGGACGGACGCCTGTTCGCAGGCGTCGCGTCCTTCAAGGAACCGCAGCCGCGCGACGACGCCCTGCAATTCGCAAGATACGCGCACAAGGCCGACACTCAGCGGATCGACGCCGTGGCCGACCGGGTCAAAGCCTGGACTGACCTTGCTGCCACCCCCCCGCCCGACCGCGCCCTCGCCCTGATCCTCAGCACCTATCCGGGCAAGGACTGGAACATGGCGCATGCCGTCGGTCTCGACGCGCTCGCCTCAGCCGAGGCGATCCTGTCCGACCTGAAAGGCGCAGGTCATACAACCGAAGCTGCTCCGATTGCTCGCGCGCTCGAAACCGAAACCATCAGCTGGCCGCTCGCGGACTACAAAGCCGCTCTCGCACGTTTGCCGCGATCTCTAAAAGACGACATCACAGCCGCATGGGGCACCCCCGAACAGGATACCGACGAGGGCCACTTCCACTTCAAAGCCAAACGTCGCGGCAACATCCTCATCGCCCTGCAACCCGAACGCGGAAACCCGCAGCAACGCGACGACGACTACCACGACCTCGCCCGCACCCCGCGCCACGCTTATGTTGCCTTCTACCTCTGGCTTCAAAGCCAGACACAGGCGCTGGTCCACATCGGCGCGCACGGCACGCTCGAATGGCTGCCCGGCAAATCCGTCGCACTGTCTCATACGTGCTGGCCCGAAGCCCTGACCGGCACCCTGCCCGTCATCTACCCCTTCATCGTCAACGACCCCGGCGAGGCCGCCCAAGCCAAGCGCCGCATCGGCGCCGTCACCCTTGGCCACCTGCCACCCCCGATGAAGGACAGCGCCACGCCCGACCGTTTCGTCCGGCTCGAAACCCTTCTCGACGAGTTCTCCAACGCCGACGGTCTCGACCCCAAGCGCCGCGACCGTTTGCAGGATGACATCCGCGAAGAAGCCCAGGCAATTGGAGTCGAGAACGACCTCGGCCTCGACCGCGCGACATGCAGTGCCGAAGCCATCACCCGCATCGACCGCTTTGTTTGCGACATCAAGGAAAGCCAGTTCGGCGATGGCTTGCACATCTGGGGGCAAGACGCAGACACGGAACGCACCGCTCTGATCGACGCCCTGAACGGCAAGCGTATCGCGGGCGGCCCCTCTGGCTCACCCCATCGCGGGCGCCGCGACGTGCTGCCCACGGGCCGCAACCTCTACACCACCGATCCGCGCTCAGTCCCAACCCGCGCGGCCTATGCCCAGGGTGTAAAACTGGCCGAGGAACTCGTGCGCCGCCACCTCCAGGAAGAAGGCGACTGGCCCCGTGGCCTGATCGTGGACCTCTGGGGCTCCGCCACCATGCGCACGGCGGGTGAAGAGTTCGCCATGGGACTACACCTGCTCGGCGTCAAACCGGTCTGGGACAAAGGCTCCGAACGCGTCTCCGGCATCGAAGTGCTGCCCATCACAGACCTTGACCGCCCGCGTATCGACGTCACCTTGCGTGTCTCTGGGCTGTTCCGCGACGTGTTCCCGACGCTCTCCGCCCTCTTCGGCCAAGCCGTCCGCGCGCTGGCCGCGCGCGACGAAGCACCAGACTGGAACCCCTACGCAGGCCAGACGCCCGCCTCCCGCGTCTACGGCCCCGCCCCCGGCAGCTTCGGCCTTGGCATGGGTGCAGACATCGAAACCTTCACCGACGAAGCGCGCACCGCCGCAGGGCAAGCCTGGCTCGCCGCCAGCGCCTACGCGCTCGACGGCACGAAGACGGTCAAGGATGAGGCGGGCATCCGCGCCCGCGTCGCCGCCGCCGACAGCTTCGTCCACCTGCAAGATCTGCCCGAAACCGACGTGCTTCTGGCCTCCGACTACGCCGCCCATGAAGCAGGTTTCGCCGCCGCACAAGCCGTGACCGGGGGCAAGGCGTCCCTCTACCACCTCGACAGCACAAACCCCGACCGACCCCGCGCCCGCACCCTGCCCGAGGAAATCGCCCGCGTCGTCCAGGCCCGCGCCACGCAGGTCCGGTGGCTGCGTGGCATGATGCGCCACGGCTTCCGCGGCGGGGCGGAAATCGCCGCCACCCTTGACCACATGGCCGCCTTCGCACATCTCGCGGGCGTCGTCGGCCCCCACCTCTTTGACGCCTACCATGACGCCACCCTCGGCGACCCCGAGGTTGCCGCCTTCCTCCAAGACGCCAACCCCGGCGCGTACCAAGCCATGCAGGACCAGTTCGCCGCCCTTGACGCCGCGGGCCTCTGGCACACCCGCCGCAACTCGATCCGCGCCAGCCTTGAGGCCGCACAATGA
- the cobI gene encoding precorrin-2 C(20)-methyltransferase, whose product MAQTTGTIHGVGLGPGAQDLLSVRADRLVRNAKHVAFFRKAGRPGQARRIVNGMLADTAIEFPMEYPVTTEIPLTDPRYNQIMSAFYTDCTAHLRRLAEGGEDVVVLCEGDPFFYGSFMHLYTRLEPHVPVEVVPAITGMSGAWTATGAPITWGDDILTILMGTLDEDTLVHRMGQADALVVMKIGRNIDKVRSALKRAGKFEDAYLIEYAAMPNQNVQKLCEAEGKVTPYFSIIVVHGQGRRP is encoded by the coding sequence ATGGCGCAGACGACGGGCACCATCCACGGCGTCGGCCTCGGCCCCGGCGCGCAAGACCTGCTCAGCGTCCGCGCCGACCGGCTGGTGCGGAACGCCAAACACGTCGCCTTTTTCCGCAAGGCAGGCCGCCCCGGCCAGGCACGGCGCATCGTCAACGGCATGCTGGCCGACACAGCCATCGAATTCCCCATGGAGTACCCGGTCACGACGGAAATCCCCCTGACCGACCCGCGCTACAACCAAATCATGTCGGCCTTTTACACCGACTGCACAGCTCACCTGCGCAGACTTGCCGAAGGGGGCGAAGACGTGGTGGTCCTGTGCGAAGGCGATCCGTTCTTCTACGGTTCGTTCATGCACCTCTACACAAGGCTCGAACCACACGTACCTGTCGAAGTTGTTCCCGCCATCACCGGCATGTCCGGCGCATGGACGGCCACGGGCGCACCGATCACATGGGGCGACGACATCCTGACGATCCTCATGGGCACGCTGGACGAGGACACGCTTGTGCACCGAATGGGCCAGGCCGACGCGCTGGTGGTGATGAAGATCGGGCGCAACATCGACAAGGTACGCAGCGCATTGAAACGCGCAGGCAAGTTCGAAGACGCCTACCTGATCGAATACGCTGCCATGCCAAACCAGAACGTGCAAAAGCTGTGCGAGGCCGAGGGCAAGGTAACCCCCTATTTCTCGATCATCGTGGTCCATGGGCAGGGCCGTCGCCCATGA
- a CDS encoding cobalamin biosynthesis protein CobG, producing MSIKGWCPGAWRPMMSGDGLIVRIRPRLARLTQVQTLGLCALSQTHGNGIIDLTSRANLQMRGINGNQYDSLLQALQDLDLLDATPEAEAKRNIVTTPKWQDGDLTMRLHAKIISALPDMPTLPAKMGIAIDTGPAPLLSDTSADFRFERSPDGIILRADGAEHGQPVTEHTAAAALIDLANWFLGTNGAAAGRMAKHLKTTALPAVWQTTGPAPAAPRLQPGNHTYGAPFGSIDASDLAALIQDSQAMALRVTPWRLFTLENAKAHAPHGFITDANDPLLHTHACPGAPACASATVDTRSLARQLAKPGLHISGCAKGCAHPRRATTTLVGNNGTFDLVENGHPWDAPRQRGLTAQDLLTPAS from the coding sequence ATGAGTATCAAAGGCTGGTGCCCCGGCGCCTGGCGCCCCATGATGTCCGGCGACGGCCTGATCGTGCGCATACGCCCGCGTCTGGCCCGCCTGACCCAAGTTCAAACCCTTGGCCTCTGCGCCCTCAGCCAAACGCACGGCAACGGCATCATCGACCTCACCAGCCGCGCCAACCTGCAAATGCGTGGCATCAACGGGAACCAATACGACAGCCTCCTCCAAGCGCTCCAAGACCTCGACCTGCTCGACGCCACACCCGAGGCAGAGGCCAAGCGAAATATCGTCACCACGCCCAAATGGCAGGACGGCGACCTCACCATGCGCCTGCACGCCAAGATCATCAGCGCCCTGCCGGACATGCCCACGCTCCCGGCCAAGATGGGTATCGCCATCGACACCGGGCCCGCACCGCTCCTGTCGGACACCTCCGCCGATTTCCGCTTCGAACGCAGCCCGGACGGCATCATCCTGCGCGCCGACGGCGCCGAACACGGCCAGCCCGTCACCGAACACACAGCCGCAGCGGCGCTGATCGACCTCGCCAACTGGTTCCTCGGCACAAACGGCGCAGCCGCCGGTCGCATGGCCAAACACCTCAAAACCACCGCCCTGCCAGCCGTATGGCAAACCACTGGCCCGGCCCCCGCCGCACCACGCCTCCAACCCGGCAACCACACCTACGGCGCGCCCTTCGGCAGCATTGACGCCTCTGACCTCGCCGCCCTCATCCAAGACAGCCAAGCCATGGCCCTCCGCGTCACCCCCTGGCGTCTCTTCACACTCGAAAACGCAAAAGCCCACGCGCCCCATGGCTTCATCACCGACGCAAACGACCCGCTCCTGCACACCCACGCCTGTCCCGGCGCCCCCGCCTGCGCTTCCGCCACGGTCGACACCCGCAGCCTCGCCCGACAACTGGCCAAACCCGGCCTCCACATCTCGGGCTGTGCAAAAGGTTGCGCGCACCCGCGCCGCGCGACCACCACGCTCGTGGGCAACAACGGCACGTTCGACCTTGTGGAAAACGGCCATCCATGGGATGCCCCCCGCCAGCGCGGCCTCACGGCCCAAGACCTCCTGACGCCAGCGAGCTAA